A genomic region of Metopolophium dirhodum isolate CAU chromosome 1, ASM1992520v1, whole genome shotgun sequence contains the following coding sequences:
- the LOC132950650 gene encoding uncharacterized protein LOC132950650: MPRIRQRTTNRGNNSEAIKRAAEICIKENKSERSVANQFEICHVSLNRYIKKLKAHRDTGGPLPECGYRPHTRIFNNLQESMLTNYLKNCADMYFGLSPKDVKKLVYEFAIKLDLKIPPSWTKYEFAGDDWFSSFLKRNNTLSIRKPEATSLARAMNFNPVNVKKCMDKYDSVLMKYKFEAHQIYNLDETGITTVQNPGKIVAQKGKKQVGAITSSERGTLVTMCLAVSALENTIPPMFVFPRVNYKDHFIRGGPPGCVGTSNKSGWMQGDQFLEFMQHFVNHVRLTQEKKVLILLDNHESHLYLPVIDFCRENGVVLLSFPPHCSHKLQPLDRSVFGPFKKCINQEMDSWIKSNPGKRFTIYDLPSVTSNALVNAATPKNIINGFSVSGVWPFNRNC; the protein is encoded by the coding sequence ATGCCACGAATAAGACAAAGAACAACAAATAGAGGCAATAATAGTGAAGCCATAAAGAGAGCTGCAGAAATctgtattaaagaaaataaatctgAACGATCAGTTGCAAATCAATTTGAAATCTGTCATGTAAGTTTAAATCgctacataaaaaaattgaaagctcACCGTGATACTGGTGGTCCTCTACCTGAATGTGGTTATCGCCCTCACACccgaatatttaacaatttacaaGAATCAATGTtaacaaattacttaaaaaattgtgCTGACATGTACTTTGGATTGAGCCCCAAAGATGTGAAAAAACTTGTTTATGAATTTGCaattaaattagatttaaaaataccaCCTAGTTGGACCAAATATGAATTTGCAGGTGATGATTGGTTTTCTAGTTTCTTAAAACGCAACAATACATTATCCATAAGAAAACCAGAGGCTACTAGTTTAGCTAGGGCAATGAACTTCAACCcagtaaatgttaaaaaatgtatggacAAATATGATTCAGttcttatgaaatataaatttgaagcACATCAGATATATAACTTAGATGAAACTGGGATAACTACTGTGCAAAATCCTGGTAAAATAGTAGCACAAAAAGGAAAAAAACAAGTAGGAGCAATTACATCATCTGAACGTGGAACATTGGTTACAATGTGCTTAGCAGTAAGTGCTCTAGAAAATACTATACCACCTATGTTTGTCTTCCCTAGAGTGAATTATAAAGATCATTTTATTAGAGGAGGGCCACCAGGGTGTGTAGGCACATCAAATAAATCAGGGTGGATGCAAGGAGACCAATTCTTAGAATTCATGCAACATTTTGTCAACCATGTAAGACTCACACAAGAAAAAAAGGTGCTGATACTATTAGATAACCACGAAtcacatttatatttaccaGTTATAGATTTTTGTAGAGAGAATGGTGTGGTGTTGCTTTCATTCCCCCCTCATTGCTCCCACAAACTTCAACCTTTAGACAGGTCAGTGTTTGGTccattcaaaaaatgtattaaccaaGAAATGGATTCTTGGATAAAGAGCAACCCTGGTAAAAGGTTTACTATATATGATTTGCCTTCTGTTACTTCTAATGCCCTTGTAAACGCAGCTacaccaaaaaatattataaatggtttTTCTGTGTCTGGTGTATGGCCATTCAATAGAAATTGTTAA